From the genome of Flavobacterium luteolum, one region includes:
- a CDS encoding Crp/Fnr family transcriptional regulator: MKEEQTICYSCVNENCFIKKHLHLEQMAGYITKKQNIICKKSDQFITEGSSLQGLYFICKGKAKTVKTGINGREQIVRLTKNGDIIGFRGFGTGKKYLIGAYALEDTVLCNFSNETMLEILQHIPEFTYALMLFYAEELNKSENNIRKIAHMNVRERVIDLLLYIHRKFGQNNGLIDIELSRKEIADFAGTTEEQAIRILSSLKKESLIKTEGKRVGILGVSELRSEIMEHKYF; encoded by the coding sequence ATGAAAGAAGAGCAAACCATTTGTTATTCCTGCGTCAATGAAAATTGTTTTATTAAGAAACATCTGCATTTAGAACAGATGGCAGGTTATATTACTAAAAAACAGAATATAATCTGTAAAAAATCGGATCAGTTTATTACCGAGGGTTCGTCTTTACAAGGACTCTATTTTATTTGTAAAGGAAAAGCCAAAACAGTAAAAACAGGAATTAACGGTCGTGAACAAATTGTTCGATTGACCAAAAATGGAGATATAATTGGCTTTCGCGGATTTGGAACTGGAAAAAAATACTTAATTGGCGCTTATGCTTTGGAAGATACAGTTTTGTGTAATTTCAGCAATGAAACAATGCTCGAAATTTTGCAGCATATTCCTGAATTTACGTATGCGTTGATGCTATTTTATGCCGAGGAATTAAATAAAAGCGAAAATAACATCCGCAAAATTGCACACATGAATGTTCGCGAACGTGTAATTGATTTATTGCTTTATATTCATCGCAAGTTTGGACAAAATAATGGCTTGATTGATATTGAGCTTTCGAGAAAAGAAATTGCCGATTTTGCAGGAACTACAGAAGAGCAGGCAATACGTATTTTATCAAGTCTTAAAAAAGAATCGCTGATTAAAACTGAAGGAAAGCGTGTTGGGATTTTAGGAGTTTCAGAGTTGAGATCTGAAATTATGGAGCATAAGTATTTTTAA
- a CDS encoding alginate export family protein, with amino-acid sequence MKKLKLILLLIVGLSFEMQAQELDVNLQIRPRFEYRNGYKTLLPEGQKGTSQISQRSRLGINFKQDDLILKLTFQNTRTWGDVPPATVADKNGVAVFEAWAQYNFTEKWSARIGRQVLSYDNQRILGEMDWAQQGQSHDALTVSFHDETQKLDFGGAYNSTAENVVQTPYTVANYKAMQYAWYHNQFNEKLGASFLLLNTGYEYAPDPAPSTKLLVDYMQTFGPYLTYKKDKIDTSFWLYGQTGKSTDQQVSAWNAAANVTYSITDSFKAGLGYEFLSGKDSNDGSTVIKSFNPIFGTNHGFNGYMDYFYVGNHLKNVGLQDAFLKLNYNVNKWQFALIPHVFLSAADVVNVNEKMDSYLGTEIDATFGYNFKKDITVTGGYSQMFGSKTMEFIKNGDANHTNNWAWLMVSVNPRIFSWKK; translated from the coding sequence ATGAAGAAACTTAAACTAATTTTATTACTTATCGTAGGATTAAGTTTTGAAATGCAAGCCCAAGAATTAGATGTAAACCTACAAATTAGACCACGTTTTGAATATCGTAACGGTTACAAAACCCTTCTTCCAGAAGGACAAAAAGGAACCTCTCAAATTTCACAGCGTTCTCGTTTAGGAATCAATTTCAAACAAGACGATTTAATTCTAAAATTAACTTTCCAAAATACAAGAACATGGGGAGATGTCCCTCCTGCTACGGTTGCCGATAAAAATGGAGTGGCTGTTTTCGAAGCTTGGGCACAATATAATTTCACTGAAAAATGGAGTGCCAGAATAGGGCGTCAGGTTCTTTCTTATGATAATCAGCGTATTTTGGGTGAAATGGATTGGGCACAGCAAGGTCAAAGCCACGATGCGTTAACGGTTTCTTTTCATGATGAAACTCAAAAATTAGATTTTGGAGGCGCTTACAATTCAACAGCAGAAAATGTTGTTCAAACTCCATATACCGTTGCCAATTATAAAGCAATGCAATATGCTTGGTACCATAACCAATTTAACGAAAAATTAGGTGCGAGCTTTTTACTGCTTAATACTGGCTACGAATATGCTCCCGATCCTGCTCCTTCTACAAAACTATTGGTAGATTACATGCAAACTTTTGGTCCCTATTTAACTTATAAAAAAGATAAAATTGATACCAGTTTTTGGCTGTATGGACAAACTGGAAAAAGCACCGATCAGCAAGTTAGTGCCTGGAATGCTGCTGCCAACGTTACTTACAGCATAACTGATTCGTTTAAAGCTGGCTTAGGTTACGAATTTTTATCTGGAAAAGATTCAAATGACGGAAGCACGGTAATTAAGTCTTTTAACCCAATTTTTGGAACCAACCACGGATTTAACGGTTACATGGATTATTTTTATGTTGGAAATCATTTAAAAAACGTTGGTTTACAAGACGCTTTCTTAAAATTGAATTACAATGTAAACAAATGGCAATTTGCTTTGATTCCACACGTATTTTTATCTGCAGCTGATGTAGTGAATGTTAACGAAAAAATGGATTCTTACTTAGGAACTGAGATTGATGCAACTTTTGGATATAATTTCAAAAAAGATATTACTGTTACAGGAGGTTATTCTCAAATGTTCGGATCTAAAACTATGGAGTTTATCAAAAACGGAGATGCAAATCACACCAACAATTGGGCTTGGTTAATGGTTTCTGTGAACCCGAGAATTTTTAGCTGGAAAAAATAG
- a CDS encoding class I SAM-dependent methyltransferase produces the protein MNNWTQRWDDRYKSEEFAYGEEPNNYLKEELEKLNLGTILFPAEGEGRNAIFAAKLGWKVSAFDISEEGRNKALRLAENNNVSLDYQVGELETLDFQEEQFDAIALIYAHFPAAIKSEIHKQLNQLLRKGGIIIFEAFSKKHLEYVTKNEKVGGPKDIESLFSIEEIKADFPNYEIIQLEEKEIELNEGLFHNGTGSVIRFIGRKK, from the coding sequence ATGAACAACTGGACTCAACGTTGGGACGACCGTTACAAAAGCGAAGAATTCGCATACGGCGAAGAACCTAACAATTATTTAAAAGAAGAACTTGAAAAACTAAATCTCGGAACAATCCTTTTTCCTGCCGAAGGCGAAGGAAGAAATGCCATTTTTGCAGCTAAATTAGGCTGGAAAGTTTCAGCATTTGATATAAGTGAAGAAGGAAGAAACAAAGCGCTTCGTTTAGCAGAAAACAATAATGTTTCACTTGATTATCAAGTTGGCGAACTGGAAACTTTAGATTTTCAGGAGGAACAATTTGATGCGATAGCTTTAATTTATGCTCATTTTCCAGCTGCGATAAAATCGGAAATTCACAAACAACTGAATCAACTTTTACGAAAAGGTGGTATTATTATTTTTGAAGCTTTCAGTAAAAAGCATTTAGAATATGTTACCAAAAATGAAAAAGTTGGCGGGCCAAAAGACATCGAATCTCTTTTTTCAATAGAAGAAATCAAAGCTGATTTTCCTAATTATGAAATCATCCAATTAGAAGAAAAAGAAATTGAACTCAACGAAGGTTTATTTCACAACGGAACTGGTTCTGTAATTCGATTTATTGGCAGAAAAAAATAA
- a CDS encoding DUF6896 domain-containing protein, translating to MKRDTEIITINSIDQIPSLEAIKRIPRNITLKIIFGNSVQNQRETIGQNFKKELQGFQVGIHLLNPEINIAKLITNQEIEEHQDFFENCAKDYRELGRKLIFELAKQFKITMFENYPILAFNKLKGDKRGRGKMGDWKYFFHGFHCWFENQKTGQTIEVPLTFGLEFGDLDPYFFSIFIKSTPNYQPLPVEIYEDYADGVRINEKMLSLGKFEHINSNFKNHFGIVVTDREKIEIKEYIPEENITKRKFSFWNIIRLKF from the coding sequence TTGAAAAGAGATACAGAAATAATAACAATAAACTCAATTGATCAAATTCCTTCATTGGAAGCAATAAAACGCATACCTAGAAATATAACTTTGAAAATTATTTTCGGGAATTCTGTTCAAAATCAACGTGAAACTATTGGTCAAAATTTTAAAAAGGAACTACAAGGATTTCAAGTTGGAATTCATCTTTTAAATCCAGAAATTAACATTGCTAAACTAATTACAAATCAAGAAATCGAAGAACATCAAGATTTCTTCGAAAACTGTGCAAAGGATTATAGAGAATTAGGTAGGAAACTAATCTTTGAGTTAGCAAAACAATTTAAAATTACAATGTTTGAAAACTATCCCATATTAGCTTTTAATAAATTGAAAGGTGATAAAAGAGGACGTGGAAAAATGGGTGATTGGAAATATTTTTTTCACGGATTTCATTGTTGGTTTGAAAATCAAAAAACAGGACAAACAATTGAAGTTCCATTAACTTTCGGTCTTGAGTTTGGTGATTTAGATCCTTATTTTTTTTCAATTTTTATTAAATCCACACCAAATTATCAGCCGTTACCTGTTGAAATTTACGAAGATTATGCAGATGGTGTTAGAATAAATGAAAAGATGCTTTCTCTGGGAAAATTTGAACACATCAATTCAAATTTTAAAAATCATTTCGGAATTGTAGTTACAGATCGGGAAAAAATAGAAATCAAAGAATATATACCTGAAGAAAATATCACAAAAAGAAAATTTAGCTTTTGGAATATTATTAGACTCAAATTTTAA
- a CDS encoding PAS domain-containing sensor histidine kinase, translated as MKKSNQEAAEKITFKNLRRLYFFALLTIALTIIISQFLVQYNLNQQLSDSKIINFSGKQRMLSQKIVKEVLILHYVSDTVSAKQISHLDEVLSLWKKNQNALENGNDSLAFPKEKSETLSKLYLEINPIFNKIAQTTEAFLLNLQQKKSVSENQKLVQIILENEGIFLSKMNQIVTQYDLEAHEKVTEQRRIEYWIFGFTLLILVLEFFFIFRPTNKKIERLITRLLSSEKKALKLAYDTEILSEIKENSVKELKSLNYAMENTLLYCRITPDGSIIHIGEKFAKLLNYTKFSSNKKFSEVLTVDEKEQANFDRLIFEKQRSGWQGEISILNKENETIWLDLSMVPVMIKKDELELLIVCFNITERKKAQREVERLNLENTTEKINQQKIISSKIVENQENEQNRIAKEIHDGIGQMLTGLKFSLESINLDDREKSEQKIEYLKKLSLDIIKGVRTATFNLMPPELSDHGIVSSLAKLTQELSKLTGKEILFYNKTDFDQRLDSLIEINIYRLTQEAINNAIKYAESSHIIVQLSHSETLLSIIVDDNGKGFDVNSVDKKRNSESGMGLLFMKERIQYINGRVFMNSIPGEGTRITFNIPILK; from the coding sequence ATGAAGAAAAGCAATCAGGAAGCTGCAGAAAAAATCACATTCAAAAATTTACGTCGTCTGTATTTTTTTGCGCTTCTTACTATTGCCTTAACTATAATTATCAGTCAGTTTTTAGTACAATACAATCTTAATCAGCAATTAAGCGATTCTAAGATTATCAATTTTTCTGGTAAACAAAGAATGTTGAGCCAGAAAATCGTCAAAGAAGTTCTGATTCTGCATTATGTTTCTGATACCGTTTCTGCAAAACAAATTTCGCATTTAGACGAAGTCTTATCACTTTGGAAGAAAAACCAAAATGCACTCGAAAACGGCAATGACAGCTTGGCTTTTCCAAAAGAAAAATCGGAAACACTTTCTAAATTATATCTTGAAATTAATCCGATTTTCAATAAAATTGCACAAACTACAGAGGCTTTTTTATTGAATTTACAGCAAAAAAAATCGGTTTCTGAAAATCAAAAATTGGTTCAGATTATTTTAGAAAACGAAGGCATTTTCCTTTCAAAAATGAATCAAATCGTAACCCAATACGATCTTGAAGCGCACGAAAAAGTAACCGAACAACGCCGAATAGAATATTGGATTTTCGGTTTCACACTTTTAATTCTGGTTTTAGAATTCTTTTTCATTTTCAGACCTACAAATAAGAAAATCGAGCGATTAATTACAAGACTTTTATCTTCCGAAAAGAAAGCTTTAAAGCTCGCATACGACACAGAAATCCTTAGCGAAATCAAAGAAAATTCGGTTAAAGAATTAAAATCGCTCAATTATGCAATGGAAAATACTTTATTGTATTGCCGAATTACGCCTGATGGTTCGATCATTCATATTGGTGAAAAATTTGCTAAATTGCTGAATTATACCAAGTTTTCATCCAACAAAAAATTCTCCGAAGTTTTAACTGTTGATGAAAAAGAACAAGCCAATTTTGACAGACTAATTTTCGAAAAACAAAGAAGTGGCTGGCAAGGCGAAATCAGTATTTTAAACAAAGAAAACGAAACCATTTGGCTAGATTTATCAATGGTTCCGGTTATGATCAAAAAAGACGAATTAGAACTCTTAATTGTCTGCTTCAACATTACCGAACGCAAAAAAGCACAACGAGAAGTCGAACGTTTAAATCTTGAAAATACCACCGAAAAAATCAATCAGCAAAAGATTATTTCGAGTAAAATTGTTGAAAATCAGGAAAACGAACAAAACCGAATCGCCAAAGAAATTCACGACGGAATTGGCCAAATGCTTACGGGTTTAAAATTCAGTTTAGAAAGCATTAATTTAGACGACAGAGAAAAATCAGAACAAAAAATTGAGTATTTAAAAAAGCTTTCTTTAGATATTATAAAAGGTGTCCGCACGGCAACTTTCAACCTAATGCCACCAGAATTAAGCGATCACGGCATCGTTTCTTCTTTGGCAAAACTCACGCAGGAACTTTCAAAACTTACAGGAAAAGAAATTCTTTTCTACAACAAAACCGATTTTGATCAGCGTTTAGATTCTCTAATCGAAATCAACATTTATCGTCTCACGCAAGAAGCCATCAACAACGCCATAAAATACGCCGAATCGTCACATATTATTGTACAACTTTCGCACAGTGAAACTTTACTAAGTATTATTGTTGACGATAACGGAAAAGGTTTCGACGTAAATTCAGTCGACAAAAAACGCAACAGCGAATCTGGAATGGGACTTTTATTCATGAAAGAAAGAATCCAATACATCAACGGACGCGTTTTCATGAACTCAATCCCGGGCGAGGGAACCAGAATTACGTTCAATATTCCGATTCTTAAATGA
- a CDS encoding response regulator transcription factor, translating to MSNIIRVVLADDHVFVRDGIKSLLENEANIEVVGEAIDGADALEVVAKTQPDLLIVDIRMPNLTGIEVVEKLRSENNNVKIIMLSMHESEEYVLKSIKAGADGYLLKGSSKEEFLKALHSVAAGGKYFSGDISSILIGQLTNSSVSLEPKQTLGEEMMITKREKEILTLLLSGKGNKEIAEALDISKRTAEVHRFNLMKKLKVKNLMELSNKAAEYSLI from the coding sequence ATGAGCAATATCATTCGAGTAGTATTGGCAGATGACCATGTTTTTGTTAGAGACGGAATCAAATCCTTACTGGAAAATGAAGCAAACATCGAGGTTGTAGGTGAAGCAATCGATGGTGCAGACGCTCTGGAAGTAGTTGCAAAAACGCAGCCAGACTTACTTATAGTAGATATTCGTATGCCCAACTTAACTGGTATCGAAGTAGTAGAAAAACTTAGAAGCGAGAATAACAACGTAAAAATCATCATGCTTTCGATGCATGAATCAGAAGAATATGTATTGAAATCGATTAAAGCAGGCGCCGACGGTTATTTATTAAAAGGCTCAAGCAAAGAAGAATTCTTAAAGGCATTGCACAGTGTTGCTGCTGGCGGAAAATATTTCAGTGGAGATATTTCTTCTATATTAATTGGACAATTGACTAATTCTTCGGTATCATTAGAACCAAAACAAACCTTGGGAGAAGAAATGATGATTACGAAAAGAGAAAAAGAAATCCTAACACTTCTTTTATCAGGAAAAGGAAACAAAGAAATCGCCGAAGCTCTTGATATTAGTAAAAGAACTGCCGAAGTGCATCGTTTTAACCTAATGAAAAAACTGAAAGTAAAAAACCTAATGGAACTTTCAAACAAAGCGGCTGAGTATTCGTTAATCTAA
- a CDS encoding endonuclease/exonuclease/phosphatase family protein, which produces MNLIAWNCNMAFRKKAQYIQALNPDIAVISECESPEKLKFPDGTKLPSDILWYGENPNKGIGIFSFGDYRFQLLEYHKPDFKNILPIAVTGGKIDFTLFAIWANNPTDKEGAYITQIWKAIHFYEDLIKETKTILIGDFNSNTIWDKPRREGNHTTVVNKLAEKNIFSTYHKYFNQIQGKEEHPTWYLYRHENKPYHLDYCFASNDFMEVLESVEVGAYKDWTLYSDHKPLIIKFNI; this is translated from the coding sequence ATGAACCTAATCGCTTGGAACTGCAATATGGCATTCAGAAAAAAAGCTCAATATATTCAAGCTTTGAATCCTGATATTGCTGTAATTTCTGAGTGTGAAAGTCCTGAAAAACTCAAATTCCCAGATGGCACAAAATTACCTTCGGATATTCTTTGGTACGGCGAAAATCCTAATAAAGGAATTGGTATTTTTTCCTTTGGAGATTATAGATTTCAATTGTTAGAATACCATAAACCAGATTTCAAAAACATCCTTCCAATTGCCGTAACAGGCGGAAAAATTGACTTTACTTTATTTGCTATTTGGGCCAATAATCCTACAGATAAAGAGGGCGCTTATATAACTCAAATTTGGAAAGCAATTCATTTTTATGAAGATTTAATCAAAGAAACTAAAACCATTTTAATTGGAGATTTCAACAGCAATACGATTTGGGACAAACCCCGTCGAGAAGGAAATCATACAACGGTTGTAAACAAACTAGCCGAAAAGAATATTTTCAGCACTTATCATAAATACTTCAATCAAATTCAAGGTAAAGAAGAACATCCTACTTGGTATTTGTATCGTCATGAAAACAAACCTTATCATCTTGATTATTGCTTTGCTTCAAATGATTTTATGGAAGTTTTAGAAAGCGTCGAAGTTGGCGCTTACAAAGATTGGACGTTGTACAGTGACCACAAACCTTTAATTATTAAATTCAATATATAA
- a CDS encoding MFS transporter codes for MKNTNSLSQSHKILFLNTLAFTVCFACWTLNGVLVTFLVDNGIFHWDVIQVGWLLGIPILTGSIMRLPIGILTDKFGGKYVFSLLLLLSSIPLFLLPYADSFFMFAVLSFFFGMVGTSFAVGIGYTSIWYPKEWQGRALGIFGMGNAGAAITTFLAPSLLNHFSIDDPQNGWKILPVIYAISLVAIGVAFLIFAQNKKIESNGKSISQMLTPLKSQRVWRFGAYYFLVFGCFVAYSQWLLPNFMNVYQTSLVMGGLFATMFSLPSGVIRAFGGYLSDKFGARKVMYWVLGSSVILSALLSIPKMEITTSGPGILAAKKGVVNQISDKTVKVGDKEYPIAQKKATTNESTIFPTTSSWQDVVVAHNQSVAKKELIAKGVTVIKFDANMWVFLILVILIGISWGIGKAAVYKHIPEYFPKEVGVVGGMVGMIGGLGGFLGPIIFGYLLTATGIWSSSWIFILIFSTVCLVWMHYTITQLSKEKQIKVSKAKLEPAY; via the coding sequence ATGAAAAATACAAACTCACTATCGCAATCACACAAAATTTTATTTTTGAACACATTGGCATTTACTGTGTGTTTTGCCTGCTGGACATTAAATGGGGTTCTGGTAACCTTTTTAGTCGATAATGGAATTTTCCATTGGGATGTTATTCAAGTCGGATGGCTTTTAGGAATTCCAATTTTAACCGGATCTATAATGCGTCTGCCAATCGGAATCCTAACAGATAAATTTGGAGGAAAATATGTTTTTTCACTATTACTGCTTCTAAGTTCGATTCCGCTGTTCCTTCTTCCCTACGCCGACAGTTTTTTTATGTTTGCCGTACTTAGTTTCTTCTTCGGAATGGTTGGAACCAGTTTTGCAGTCGGAATTGGCTATACTTCAATTTGGTATCCAAAAGAATGGCAAGGGCGCGCACTCGGAATCTTCGGAATGGGAAATGCTGGTGCAGCCATTACAACATTCTTAGCACCATCGTTATTAAACCATTTTTCAATTGATGATCCACAAAATGGTTGGAAAATTCTGCCTGTTATTTACGCTATTTCATTGGTTGCAATTGGTGTTGCGTTTTTAATTTTCGCTCAAAACAAAAAAATAGAAAGCAACGGTAAATCTATTTCGCAAATGCTTACCCCTTTAAAATCGCAAAGAGTTTGGCGTTTCGGAGCCTATTATTTCTTGGTTTTCGGATGTTTTGTAGCTTATTCACAATGGTTATTGCCAAATTTTATGAACGTGTATCAAACAAGTTTGGTAATGGGAGGTTTATTTGCCACTATGTTTAGTTTGCCATCTGGAGTAATTAGAGCTTTTGGAGGTTATTTGTCTGATAAATTTGGAGCTCGAAAAGTGATGTATTGGGTTCTGGGTTCCTCGGTAATCTTAAGTGCTTTGCTATCAATTCCTAAAATGGAAATTACCACTTCTGGCCCAGGAATATTAGCGGCTAAAAAAGGCGTTGTAAATCAAATCAGTGATAAAACCGTAAAAGTTGGTGATAAAGAATATCCTATTGCACAAAAGAAAGCTACGACAAATGAAAGCACTATTTTTCCAACCACTTCAAGCTGGCAAGATGTAGTAGTCGCACACAATCAAAGCGTGGCTAAAAAAGAACTAATTGCAAAAGGTGTAACTGTAATTAAGTTTGATGCTAATATGTGGGTGTTTTTGATTCTAGTAATTCTAATCGGGATTTCTTGGGGAATCGGAAAAGCGGCAGTTTACAAACATATTCCAGAATATTTCCCAAAAGAAGTTGGCGTTGTTGGCGGAATGGTCGGAATGATTGGCGGTTTAGGCGGTTTCTTGGGCCCCATTATCTTTGGATATTTACTAACAGCAACCGGAATCTGGTCAAGTTCATGGATCTTTATTCTAATCTTTTCAACTGTCTGCCTGGTTTGGATGCATTATACTATAACACAATTATCTAAAGAGAAACAAATTAAAGTAAGTAAAGCAAAATTAGAACCAGCATATTAG